A window of the Cygnus atratus isolate AKBS03 ecotype Queensland, Australia chromosome 4, CAtr_DNAZoo_HiC_assembly, whole genome shotgun sequence genome harbors these coding sequences:
- the SH3TC1 gene encoding SH3 domain and tetratricopeptide repeat-containing protein 1 isoform X1: MMASLAAGGGVSVPSSDGTMEEGTPAPSPEGKQGSNLERKDTEQGMCVPGWECEAANAAMSAAMSTARDGGKTDTVQEQMDYPQKEKCTNVSSRTLPSQAENFPTDISLKLTMVRRKSGYPDPRLQRQLREQLRLLENDSREVMAVFSELSARLLSIHSDQDLIVVTFKTFEEIWKFLTYHSLGFINHCMENLFLDQSFWLCSQEDEETGIEVCVNEKSLKLMYRSLLVQEGAFFVLHPDNLVTKITATDCETNTYFETAAFTEDVTDGSVDGDMTMLSNVSLEPLIPFHQWFLKVYSDPIDVTYKTECKSIRQVATGSCLAVMNYESTVPEEISFQEGDKIEILGYLVECMEWFVGRHLLTGQIGFVKTNYVKLDLPGNKAQDLDFLKAEELSCFSKEKQLEVIHLLKQTSITDVCSVYRIDQLEEQEFQKTHERVLRKLSSSNLQEIPCSHSNMVSTSKNGRIEEFLKNFKNLEVTRAEAPATEGKDSAKSPNQEILPPPAGPCFYIYQDDGQASDVFESLLLFLNREEYERDFKSLYDSSYPFINSMFYGFSEEDELVSFFSIARELAKKAGMSWALARLCFLLGRLSFKKVKFSQARVYFEEALGAVTGGFSDLYFVIALYTNLAAIYLTQKNKEKCAHIFDKATSLLMGIPNYICSADLESDILKYALKRTILSQNKHAEARACFLLAKHYTARKQHEEALPFLERLQLLLNNLGLQNNLSNNCYFKLAESYNEKCLPHIVLSCIKVSSSQSSSTLMDSLKRIDLVIKNAPKLYGLRKLRQILPSQIAPYLIQALSSAFANEQQGLCSTIYLSLAKLYSHHKRYGKAIVYMMKALDSDTFAKPEETINYLVSLAWLYILYRQYDVAVTILNAVVDSSRSNPQQLGVAYNMLAIALKRKNNTKEAAECCYKALCLSEEANMTHNQAIALANFGALCLHAEANKLAEHYYIKAVKLFSKLSSMDCGQEFIQVLLQLGCYYVSGTQREKGRFYYEWAFLVAMETSHLESQLQAIKLLCQFYSTVVPNEAQCVIYNEYQLSLARKMSNKVLEGQILETISQLYLSLGTERAYRSALEYTKRSLGIFIDLQKKEKEAYAWLRAGKIYYVLRQNELVDLYIQVAQDAALHTGDPNLAMELFEAAGDIFFNGSWEKEKAVTFYKDRALPLAVEIGNKNTELRLYNKLVELLVNLKVYEESLEYAKASLMLSVNLGNQLNERIAYHRLAAIHHHLGHCELAEHFYLKALSLCSSPLEFEEETLYYVKVYLNLGDIIFYDLKDPFDAAGYYHLALAAAMDLGNKKAQLKIYTRLAIIYHNFLVDREMSLFFYQKARTFATELNVRRINLAPDQCYKSL; this comes from the exons ATTatccacaaaaagaaaaatgcacaaatgtCAGTTCAAGGACCCTTCCCAGTCAAGCTGAGAATTTTCCAACTG ATATCTCCTTGAAGTTAACAATGGTAAGGCGCAAGAGTGGATACCCCGATCCCAGACTCCAAAGACAGCTCAGAGAACAGCTCCGTCTTCTGGAAAATGACAGCAGGGAGGTCATGGCAGTTTTCAGT gAGCTCTCTGCTAGATTGCTCTCTATTCACAGTGATCAAGATCTAATAGTGGTGacatttaaaacttttgaagaaatatggaaatttCTAACTTATCATTCATTGG gtTTTATAAATCATTGCATGGAAAATTTATTCCTAGATCAGTCCTTCTGGCTCTGTTCTCAAGAGGATGAAGAAACAGGCATTGAAGTCtgtgtaaatgaaaaatcattgaAGTTGATGTACAGAAGTCTGCTAGTACAAGAAG gggcattttttgttttacatccTGACAATCTGGTAACAAAGATAACAGCTACAGACTGCGAAACGAACACTTATTTTGAGACTGCAGCTTTTACTGAAGATGTAACAGATGGATCTGTGGATGGTGACATGACCATGCTGTCTAACGTTTCTCTGGAGCCACTGATCCCTTTTCATCA ATGGTTTCTGAAAGTGTATTCTGATCCTATTGATGTTACATACAAAACTGAATGTAAATCCATCAGGCAAGTTG CAACGGGATCCTGTCTAGCTGTGATGAATTATGAAAGTACTGTGCCTGAAGAGATTAGTTTCCAGGAAGGAGACAAAATTGAGATCCTTGGTTACCTTGTTGAATGCATGGAATGGTTTGTTGGAAGACATCTGCTTACTGGCCAAATAGGTTTTGTAAAGACGAATTATGTTAAACTGGACTTACCTGGAAATAA AGCACAAGACCTGGATTTTCTTAAAGCGGAAGAGctgtcttgtttttcaaaggaaaaacaattagAAGTGATACATTTGTTGAAGCAAACTTCTATCACAGATGTTTGCTCTGTGTATAGAATAG acCAGTTAGAAGAAcaggaatttcagaaaactCATGAACGTG TTCTAAGGAAACTGAGCTCTTCAAATTTGCAAG AAATTCCATGTTCACACTCTAACATGGTATCCACTAGCAAGAATGGCAGGATAGAAGAATTCTTAAAGAACTTCAAGAATTTGGAGGTCACACGGGCAGAAGCGCCAGCTACTGAAGGAAAGGATTCTGCCAAGTCTCCAAATCAGGAAATCCTTCCTCCACCTGCAGGACCTTGCTTCTACATCTATCAAGATGATGGTCAAGCATCTGATGTCTTTGAGTCATTGCTACTCTTCTTAAACAGGGAAGAGTATGAGAGAGATTTCAAAAGCCTGTATGATTCCTCTTATCCATTTATTAATAGCATGTTTTATGGCTTTTCAGAAGAAGACGAACTGGTTAGCTTTTTTAGCATAGCAAGGGAGTTAGCAAAGAAAGCAGGTATGTCCTGGGCACTAGCAAGGCTATGCTTTCTATTAGGCAGGCTAAGTTTTAAAAAGGTGAAGTTTTCCCAAGCTCGGGTTTATTTTGAGGAAGCGTTGGGGGCAGTAACTGGAGGGTTTAGCGATTTATACTTTGTAATTGCCCTTTACACAAATCTAGCAGCCATCTACTTGacacagaagaacaaagaaaaatgtgctcaTATTTTTGACAAGGCTACATCTCTTCTCATGGGAATTCCCAACTACATTTGCAGTGCTGACTTGGAGTCAGATATTCTGAAGTATGCTCTGAAGAGGACAATTTTGAGCCAGAACAAACATGCGGAGGCAAGGGCATGCTTTCTACTGGCAAAACACTACACTGCACGCAAACAGCATGAAGAGGCACTGCCCTTTTTAGAAAGGCTGCAATTGTTGCTTAATAATTTGGGTTTACAAAACAACTTATCCAACAACTGTTATTTCAAACTAGCAGAGTCCTACAATGAGAAGTGTTTGCCACACATTGTGTTAAGTTGCATAAAAGTCTCCTCTTCCCAGAGCTCAAGTACTTTAATGGATTCCTTGAAAAGGATTGATTTAGTCATCAAAAATGCTCCGAAGCTCTATGGCTTGAGAAAACTCAGACAAATACTTCCATCCCAAATTGCACCTTACCTGATACAAGCTCTGTCCTCTGCATTTGCAAATGAGCAACAAGGACTATGCAGCACCATCTATCTCAGCTTAGCAAAACTGTACAGCCACCACAAACGGTATGGAAAAGCCATTGTTTACATGATGAAAGCACTGGACTCTGATACGTTTGCAAAGCCAGAGGAAACTATTAACTATTTGGTTTCACTTGCTTGGTTATACATTCTTTACAGGCAATATGATGTGGCAGTAAccattttaaatgctgttgtAGACTCCTCACGGAGCAATCCTCAACAACTAGGTGTTGCTTATAATATGCTTGCtattgctttgaaaagaaaaaacaacacaaaggaAGCTGCTGAATGCTGCTACAAAGCTCTATGTCTTTCTGAAGAGGCAAATATGACCCATAACCAAGCTATAGCCCTGGCTAATTTTGGGGCGCTCTGCCTGCATGCAGAAGCCAATAAGCTGGCAGAACATTATTATATCAAGGCAGTGAAGCTATTCTCCAAACTTTCAAGCATGGACTGTGGCCAAGAGTTTATCCAAGTCCTCCTTCAACTGGGATGTTACTACGTTAGTGGaactcaaagagaaaaaggaaggttttATTATGAATGGGCATTTTTAGTTGCAATGGAGACAAGTCATCTGGAAA GTCAGCTTCAAGCAATTAAACTGCTGTGTCAGTTCTACAGTACAGTTGTTCCCAATGAGGCTCAGTGTGTCATCTACAATGAATATCAGCTATCTTTAGCTAGAAAGATGTCCAATAAAGTTCTGGAGGGACAAATTTTGGAAACCATTAGTCAGCTCTACTTGTCTTTAGGAACAGAAAG GGCTTACAGATCAGCTCTGGAATATACCAAAAGAAGCCTTGGAATATTTATAGATCTccagaaaaaagagaaagaagcataCGCTTGGCTACGGGCAGGAAAGATATATTACGTTCTGAGGCAGAATGAGCTTGTGGATCTTTATATTCAG GTTGCTCAGGATGCTGCTCTCCATACAGGAGATCCCAATTTAGCAATGGAATTGTTTGAAGCTGCTGGAGACATATTTTTCAATGGTTcatgggaaaaggagaaagcagtgaCTTTCTACAag GACAGGGCTCTTCCACTTGCTGTTGAGATTGGCAACAAAAACACTGAGCTCAGATTATATAATAAACTGGTGGAATTGCTGGTGAATCTGAAGGTTTACGAGGAAAGTCTGGAATATGCAAAAGCATCTCTTATGCTTAGCGTAAATTTAG GAAATCAGCTAAATGAACGAATAGCCTATCATCGTCTGGCTGCCATCCATCATCATTTGGGTCACTGTGAACTAGCTGAACACTTTTATTTAAAGGCCTTGTCCCTCTGTTCCTCTCCCCTGGAGTTTGAGGAGGAAACATTGTATTACGTCAAGGTGTACTTGAACTTAGGAGACATAATATTCTATGACCTTAAG gatCCCTTTGATGCAGCAGGCTATTATCATTTGGCACTCGCTGCTGCCATGGACTTGGGCAATAAAAAAGCTCAACTGAAGATTTACACAAGACTTGCAATAATCTACCACAACTTCCTTGTGGATCGGGAAATGTCCCTCTTCTTTTATCAAAAGGCAAGAACGTTTGCAACAGAGCTGAATGTTAGAAGAATAAATCTAGCTCCTGATCAGTGTTATAAGAGTTTATAA
- the SH3TC1 gene encoding SH3 domain and tetratricopeptide repeat-containing protein 1 isoform X2, producing MMASLAAGGGVSVPSSDGTMEEGTPAPSPEGKQGSNLERKDTEQGMCVPGWECEAANAAMSAAMSTARDGGKTDTVQEQMDYPQKEKCTNVSSRTLPSQAENFPTDISLKLTMVRRKSGYPDPRLQRQLREQLRLLENDSREVMAVFSELSARLLSIHSDQDLIVVTFKTFEEIWKFLTYHSLGFINHCMENLFLDQSFWLCSQEDEETGIEVCVNEKSLKLMYRSLLVQEGAFFVLHPDNLVTKITATDCETNTYFETAAFTEDVTDGSVDGDMTMLSNVSLEPLIPFHQWFLKVYSDPIDVTYKTECKSIRQVATGSCLAVMNYESTVPEEISFQEGDKIEILGYLVECMEWFVGRHLLTGQIGFVKTNYVKLDLPGNKAQDLDFLKAEELSCFSKEKQLEVIHLLKQTSITDVCSVYRIDQLEEQEFQKTHEREIPCSHSNMVSTSKNGRIEEFLKNFKNLEVTRAEAPATEGKDSAKSPNQEILPPPAGPCFYIYQDDGQASDVFESLLLFLNREEYERDFKSLYDSSYPFINSMFYGFSEEDELVSFFSIARELAKKAGMSWALARLCFLLGRLSFKKVKFSQARVYFEEALGAVTGGFSDLYFVIALYTNLAAIYLTQKNKEKCAHIFDKATSLLMGIPNYICSADLESDILKYALKRTILSQNKHAEARACFLLAKHYTARKQHEEALPFLERLQLLLNNLGLQNNLSNNCYFKLAESYNEKCLPHIVLSCIKVSSSQSSSTLMDSLKRIDLVIKNAPKLYGLRKLRQILPSQIAPYLIQALSSAFANEQQGLCSTIYLSLAKLYSHHKRYGKAIVYMMKALDSDTFAKPEETINYLVSLAWLYILYRQYDVAVTILNAVVDSSRSNPQQLGVAYNMLAIALKRKNNTKEAAECCYKALCLSEEANMTHNQAIALANFGALCLHAEANKLAEHYYIKAVKLFSKLSSMDCGQEFIQVLLQLGCYYVSGTQREKGRFYYEWAFLVAMETSHLESQLQAIKLLCQFYSTVVPNEAQCVIYNEYQLSLARKMSNKVLEGQILETISQLYLSLGTERAYRSALEYTKRSLGIFIDLQKKEKEAYAWLRAGKIYYVLRQNELVDLYIQVAQDAALHTGDPNLAMELFEAAGDIFFNGSWEKEKAVTFYKDRALPLAVEIGNKNTELRLYNKLVELLVNLKVYEESLEYAKASLMLSVNLGNQLNERIAYHRLAAIHHHLGHCELAEHFYLKALSLCSSPLEFEEETLYYVKVYLNLGDIIFYDLKDPFDAAGYYHLALAAAMDLGNKKAQLKIYTRLAIIYHNFLVDREMSLFFYQKARTFATELNVRRINLAPDQCYKSL from the exons ATTatccacaaaaagaaaaatgcacaaatgtCAGTTCAAGGACCCTTCCCAGTCAAGCTGAGAATTTTCCAACTG ATATCTCCTTGAAGTTAACAATGGTAAGGCGCAAGAGTGGATACCCCGATCCCAGACTCCAAAGACAGCTCAGAGAACAGCTCCGTCTTCTGGAAAATGACAGCAGGGAGGTCATGGCAGTTTTCAGT gAGCTCTCTGCTAGATTGCTCTCTATTCACAGTGATCAAGATCTAATAGTGGTGacatttaaaacttttgaagaaatatggaaatttCTAACTTATCATTCATTGG gtTTTATAAATCATTGCATGGAAAATTTATTCCTAGATCAGTCCTTCTGGCTCTGTTCTCAAGAGGATGAAGAAACAGGCATTGAAGTCtgtgtaaatgaaaaatcattgaAGTTGATGTACAGAAGTCTGCTAGTACAAGAAG gggcattttttgttttacatccTGACAATCTGGTAACAAAGATAACAGCTACAGACTGCGAAACGAACACTTATTTTGAGACTGCAGCTTTTACTGAAGATGTAACAGATGGATCTGTGGATGGTGACATGACCATGCTGTCTAACGTTTCTCTGGAGCCACTGATCCCTTTTCATCA ATGGTTTCTGAAAGTGTATTCTGATCCTATTGATGTTACATACAAAACTGAATGTAAATCCATCAGGCAAGTTG CAACGGGATCCTGTCTAGCTGTGATGAATTATGAAAGTACTGTGCCTGAAGAGATTAGTTTCCAGGAAGGAGACAAAATTGAGATCCTTGGTTACCTTGTTGAATGCATGGAATGGTTTGTTGGAAGACATCTGCTTACTGGCCAAATAGGTTTTGTAAAGACGAATTATGTTAAACTGGACTTACCTGGAAATAA AGCACAAGACCTGGATTTTCTTAAAGCGGAAGAGctgtcttgtttttcaaaggaaaaacaattagAAGTGATACATTTGTTGAAGCAAACTTCTATCACAGATGTTTGCTCTGTGTATAGAATAG acCAGTTAGAAGAAcaggaatttcagaaaactCATGAACGTG AAATTCCATGTTCACACTCTAACATGGTATCCACTAGCAAGAATGGCAGGATAGAAGAATTCTTAAAGAACTTCAAGAATTTGGAGGTCACACGGGCAGAAGCGCCAGCTACTGAAGGAAAGGATTCTGCCAAGTCTCCAAATCAGGAAATCCTTCCTCCACCTGCAGGACCTTGCTTCTACATCTATCAAGATGATGGTCAAGCATCTGATGTCTTTGAGTCATTGCTACTCTTCTTAAACAGGGAAGAGTATGAGAGAGATTTCAAAAGCCTGTATGATTCCTCTTATCCATTTATTAATAGCATGTTTTATGGCTTTTCAGAAGAAGACGAACTGGTTAGCTTTTTTAGCATAGCAAGGGAGTTAGCAAAGAAAGCAGGTATGTCCTGGGCACTAGCAAGGCTATGCTTTCTATTAGGCAGGCTAAGTTTTAAAAAGGTGAAGTTTTCCCAAGCTCGGGTTTATTTTGAGGAAGCGTTGGGGGCAGTAACTGGAGGGTTTAGCGATTTATACTTTGTAATTGCCCTTTACACAAATCTAGCAGCCATCTACTTGacacagaagaacaaagaaaaatgtgctcaTATTTTTGACAAGGCTACATCTCTTCTCATGGGAATTCCCAACTACATTTGCAGTGCTGACTTGGAGTCAGATATTCTGAAGTATGCTCTGAAGAGGACAATTTTGAGCCAGAACAAACATGCGGAGGCAAGGGCATGCTTTCTACTGGCAAAACACTACACTGCACGCAAACAGCATGAAGAGGCACTGCCCTTTTTAGAAAGGCTGCAATTGTTGCTTAATAATTTGGGTTTACAAAACAACTTATCCAACAACTGTTATTTCAAACTAGCAGAGTCCTACAATGAGAAGTGTTTGCCACACATTGTGTTAAGTTGCATAAAAGTCTCCTCTTCCCAGAGCTCAAGTACTTTAATGGATTCCTTGAAAAGGATTGATTTAGTCATCAAAAATGCTCCGAAGCTCTATGGCTTGAGAAAACTCAGACAAATACTTCCATCCCAAATTGCACCTTACCTGATACAAGCTCTGTCCTCTGCATTTGCAAATGAGCAACAAGGACTATGCAGCACCATCTATCTCAGCTTAGCAAAACTGTACAGCCACCACAAACGGTATGGAAAAGCCATTGTTTACATGATGAAAGCACTGGACTCTGATACGTTTGCAAAGCCAGAGGAAACTATTAACTATTTGGTTTCACTTGCTTGGTTATACATTCTTTACAGGCAATATGATGTGGCAGTAAccattttaaatgctgttgtAGACTCCTCACGGAGCAATCCTCAACAACTAGGTGTTGCTTATAATATGCTTGCtattgctttgaaaagaaaaaacaacacaaaggaAGCTGCTGAATGCTGCTACAAAGCTCTATGTCTTTCTGAAGAGGCAAATATGACCCATAACCAAGCTATAGCCCTGGCTAATTTTGGGGCGCTCTGCCTGCATGCAGAAGCCAATAAGCTGGCAGAACATTATTATATCAAGGCAGTGAAGCTATTCTCCAAACTTTCAAGCATGGACTGTGGCCAAGAGTTTATCCAAGTCCTCCTTCAACTGGGATGTTACTACGTTAGTGGaactcaaagagaaaaaggaaggttttATTATGAATGGGCATTTTTAGTTGCAATGGAGACAAGTCATCTGGAAA GTCAGCTTCAAGCAATTAAACTGCTGTGTCAGTTCTACAGTACAGTTGTTCCCAATGAGGCTCAGTGTGTCATCTACAATGAATATCAGCTATCTTTAGCTAGAAAGATGTCCAATAAAGTTCTGGAGGGACAAATTTTGGAAACCATTAGTCAGCTCTACTTGTCTTTAGGAACAGAAAG GGCTTACAGATCAGCTCTGGAATATACCAAAAGAAGCCTTGGAATATTTATAGATCTccagaaaaaagagaaagaagcataCGCTTGGCTACGGGCAGGAAAGATATATTACGTTCTGAGGCAGAATGAGCTTGTGGATCTTTATATTCAG GTTGCTCAGGATGCTGCTCTCCATACAGGAGATCCCAATTTAGCAATGGAATTGTTTGAAGCTGCTGGAGACATATTTTTCAATGGTTcatgggaaaaggagaaagcagtgaCTTTCTACAag GACAGGGCTCTTCCACTTGCTGTTGAGATTGGCAACAAAAACACTGAGCTCAGATTATATAATAAACTGGTGGAATTGCTGGTGAATCTGAAGGTTTACGAGGAAAGTCTGGAATATGCAAAAGCATCTCTTATGCTTAGCGTAAATTTAG GAAATCAGCTAAATGAACGAATAGCCTATCATCGTCTGGCTGCCATCCATCATCATTTGGGTCACTGTGAACTAGCTGAACACTTTTATTTAAAGGCCTTGTCCCTCTGTTCCTCTCCCCTGGAGTTTGAGGAGGAAACATTGTATTACGTCAAGGTGTACTTGAACTTAGGAGACATAATATTCTATGACCTTAAG gatCCCTTTGATGCAGCAGGCTATTATCATTTGGCACTCGCTGCTGCCATGGACTTGGGCAATAAAAAAGCTCAACTGAAGATTTACACAAGACTTGCAATAATCTACCACAACTTCCTTGTGGATCGGGAAATGTCCCTCTTCTTTTATCAAAAGGCAAGAACGTTTGCAACAGAGCTGAATGTTAGAAGAATAAATCTAGCTCCTGATCAGTGTTATAAGAGTTTATAA